The genome window TAATTCCCATTTCAACAAATGTCTGTTTTAATAATTCTTTCTCTTTCGGATACTTAGCAAATCCTATCCAATCAATCTGAAAGGGTCTTTGGATACTTGGCGTTGAGATTTTGAGATTGATTAATTCTGGATTTGAATATGCAATACAGGACATAAAACTAAAGCAGAGTGAGATCAAAAAAATTAATTTTAAAGATGAAAGTATAAAACGTACGGGTAAATTTGAATTGTATTTGAATTCCGCATTAAGAACTATTTTCTGATTCATAAAATTAGATGAGACTCCAATTCTTTTGAACGAAGAAAATAATCAGTGCAGTCTTGATATCTATTTTGAATAGATTGCCTATCATCAAACGGAATAAGAAATAAAGGTAACCAACCAAAAACTTGAAAATGGTCTACACTGCATTCAACTTCTGTTAGAAATTTATTTTTCTTCCACAATCGAAATCTTATAAGATCATTGTTTCTCTTATAAACTGGAATGACTAGTCCAGACTGGATGCTGAATATTCTATTGCCAATATAAATTATATACTCAATAGGATTATTTTCTATTCGATGACTCAGAGGATGCTCCGGTTGGTCGAATACTATCCCAAGAGAACGACTATCTTCATACACGATTTGAATTCTAAATTCAGTCTCTGACTTAGTTGCAGAAGTAAATCGTCGAAAAACGTCCGTGGTGTGAATCCTTCTTAATATGGTTGAAACGTGTTTTCCATTATTTTCTATCTCCCATCCATACAATTCGTAAGCAATTTCTACGTCATAGACGGGTAATGGTGATAGATTGATATCCTTGTATAATTTGAATCGAGCACAATTGATCGAGCTCACTATTAAAAATAATAATATCCACCTAATGAAGTGATGCACAAGGTAAAGTTTGTTCAAATGCCTTCTACAACAAGCTATTTTTAAAAATTCTAAATCTTTTTATTATTAGATAATTTTAGTTAAAAGCTGAAATTATTTAGCAATAGAATATAAATAAAATATAAAAAAAAATTGACTGATTAGACAATATCAATTCAATTTTCACAGTACATCGCTACAAAGGAAATTTAATCAATGTCAAATGGCGCATCGAACATTCAAACAATCAGAATTATACATATCGCATTAACTTTTGGTCCAACAGCATTTATTATTTTATGCTCGACTGTTTTAAAAGAACGATTGGTTACGGAAAATGAAGTTTTCTACTTGGTAGGATTGGTTTTTGGAATCATGGCATCCGTTGCGGCATTTTTCTTACCGTCGTTTTTATCTAAATCGATGATAAAACAAAATGACCGAGATTCCGGTTACCAGACGCTCAAGATCATTCAATTAGCAATCTTGGAAAGTAGCGCGCTATTGAATGGTGTGTTTTTCTTCATCACTGGAAAACAAGAATCATTAATCATATCGATTGTACTTATCCTTGTTCTGGCATCAAGATTTCCATCTGAAGCAGAAAAGGATAAGTTGTTTCCTAAAGGAAATATTCCTTATAATTAAGTCTGATTCTCAATCGTGTATTTCAATTTCTCGACTCCGTCTGCTGGAATCTTGATATCGAAATACACTTTGTATTGTGATTCTTTCTCAAAGGAATGTGAATTGTTAGTAATTTTCCATTCTCCATATGTATTTGCATAGAACCTGACAGTGATTGCCTCTTTCTTGCGATTTCGAATGTCTACTTCATAACTTGCTTTAAATCCATTAGATATTTTGAATTGCTCAAAAGACATTTGCCTACCATTTGCAACTACATCAAATGCTGAACCTGTACTTACACGCACCCATTCATTATTTGGAGTGTGGTCTATGGAATCTTCACCTAATAGCTGTTGTCTCCCTTTGGAATCTGCTTTAAACAATCTTACTGTGCCAGCGGGGAGTGGTCTGCCAAGGTTGTTCTTCTTGGTATTATGAATATCATAGCGGACTGTTGCATTATTGAATTTTTTTTCGTTATTGGAATACATCGGTAGATTTTCAAAAATAAATTTCTTTTCAATTTTAATTGATTTTTCACTGAAAAGTTGAACTTGCTTAGTCTGCTGAGATCCAATGTCTGTTGGTTGATCTAAACTGTACAAATAGTATTCAGAAAGATTTTCTTGCTCGAAGGCAGGAGATTCCATTCCATCCGCAACTGCAAAAGTTGTTTTCTTTCTCACTTGATAATTATTTTCTTGTATTCGATTGGATGAAATCAATTGAATTTTTCCTGCAACCAATTGAAGGTTAGCTTTTGGAAAAGCTGCACCGCTAGAGTTACTGAGCGTTACCCAAGATTGAATATCTGTTGAATCTTCTTTGTCATTGATATTTAAATTGTAGTCTGCAGACCAATTCATTCCACCAGTTTGATAAGAAACTTCCATAGATTTAGATCCTGCTTCTTTGCTGGATAGTTCCCATACAAGTGTTGGTTTGGAGAATAGATTCTCTGGAATAGATGATACAACTACACGTCCTGGATGATTGAGCGCGATCGTGTTACCGATTTCATAGACTGGTCCATCATTATAAGCGATCAATTTGGCTTTTGTTGAAATTTGTTCACCTGACTTTGAATTGGTGGTAATTAAAGTGACTTCTTTTCCTACATATTTTTCTAGTAATCTCTGGTTAGATATGAGATCATATTCAAAATTTTGTTCAAAAACATCAAATTCTGATGATCCTTTAGCAGGGGATACACGGACAGTCTGTGGAAGAATAGAAGAAGCTACATCTTCGTAGCGTAAGGTGCTGCGTCCTTTTGGAAGGGAAATATTTCTTGTTTCGCGAACAAGTCCCATTCCTCCATTGTAGATAGTTACAGAAATAGTTTTTCGATCGGAGGCTGAACTTGATTCATCAGCGAAGGTTGATTGCGATAGTGCGATTACAAAAAGTCCGAAAATTATTTTTTTGGAAATTGGCATGAAAGATAACTCCTCATTGCCATTGTGAACAATAAAAAAACTGATGCAATCCAAAAAGCCATAACTAATTTGTCCCTATGCAAGAGAAAGTTAAAATAGCAATCATCGGTGGAACAGGATTGTATTCCTTAGATGGAATGGAAATTTTGCGAGAAATTCATTCAGATACACCGTGGGGTAAACCATCTGATGTGATCACAATTGGGCGATTTAAAGGTAAAGAGATTGCCTTCTTACCTCGACATGGTAAAGGTCATTTTATTTCCCCATCGGATATTCCAGCACAAGCAAATATCTGTGCACTTCGTAACTTGGGAGTCGAAGAAATTGTATCTTTTTCTTCCGTTGGAAGTCTTCGTCAAGAAATTGCACCTCGGGATTTTGTTCTTCCCAATCAAATTATAGATAGAACGAAGGCTCGCCCGTCTAGTTTTTTTGAAAATGGTGTAGTTGCACATGCTCCATTTGCAGATCCTTTTTCAATAAGCCTTGCAAAAAGAATAGAGAAGGTTGCAGAAAAAATAAAATTGAAGCTTCATACAGAGAAGACATTGATTTGTATGGAAGGTCCGTTATTTTCAACTCGTGCCGAATCACATATGTATAGATCTTGGGGCGCAGATATAATTAATATGAGCGTTCTTCCTGAAGCTAAATTAGCTCGAGAAGCTGAGATTGCCTACCAGATGGTCTGCATGTCTACAGATTATGATTGCTGGAAAGAAGATGAAGAACATGTTACACTTGAAATGGTAATTAAGAATCTAACTCAGAATGCGGATACAGCCAAAACACTGTTAGCCGAATTGATACCGGAACTCGGCAATGGTGATGATGTGAGTTTGATCGGTACAACCAAATACTCAATCGTGACTGCACCAGAGAAAAGAAATCCAGAACAAGTAATGAAATTAAAAGTTCTTTTCCCTGAATATTTTTAAGAAAAATGATAATCAAGATTTTTCATTTGAAATCTTTCTTAGTAAAAACTAGAATTAAATTAATATAAAAAAGGTAACCATGAATAAATATCCTCACTTACTCGCTCCTCTTGACTTGGGTTTTACGACATTAAAGAACAGAGTGATTATGGGCTCAATGCATACCGGTTTGGAAGAAGCTCCCAATGGTTATGAACGAATGGCAGCTTTTTATGGAGAGCGCGCAAAGGGTGGAGTAGGACTAATTGTAACGGGTGGCATTGCGCCTAACGAAGCCGGACGTGTAGGAAAAGGTGCTGGAATCATGGATTCTTCAGAAGAAGCAGCCAAGCATAAAATTGTTACTAAGGCCGTTCATGATCATGGAGGTAAGATTTGTCTTCAGATTCTTCACACAGGTCGATATGCTTATCATGATAAAGCTGTAGGCGCTTCATTACAAAGAGCTCCGATCAATCTATACAAACCTCATAAATTGACTCATGAAGAAATTTTACAAACAATCGAAGATTTTGCGAATTGTGCAGCTTATTGCCAAGAAGCAGGTTACGATGGTGTAGAAATCATGGGATCGGAAGGTTATCTAATCAATCAATTCATCGCAACGAAAACAAACGATCGCGATGATGAATGGGGTGGAAGTTTTGAGAATCGAATTCGTTTAGCTCTGGAGACTATTAAGGCTGTACGTGCTAAAGTTGGTAAAAATTTTATTATCATTTATCGTTTATCGATGTTAGATCTAGTTGAGGATGGCGGCAATATTGATGAGGTTATTCACCTTGCAAAAGAAGTAGAGAAGGCTGGAGCTACGATAATCAACACTGGAATTGGATGGCATGAAGCAAGAATTCCTACAATAGGTATGATGGTGCCAAGGGCTGCATTTACTTGGGTTACAGCCAAAGTAAAAGGAAAAGTCTCGATACCGCTAGTAACTTCCAATCGTATCAATAACCCAGCGACTGCAGAAGAAGTCCTAGCACGAGGTGATGCTGACATGGTATCTATGGCACGTCCATTTCTCGCTGATCCATATTTTGTGAACAAAGCAGCTGAGGACAAAGCAGATGAGATCAATACATGCATCGCTTGCAATCAAGCATGTTTGGATCATATCTTTGTTGGGAAAATTGCAAGTTGTCTAGTGAATCCTCGAGCTTGCTTCGAGACAGAATTGATTATTAAGCAAACGACCAAGAAGAAAAAAATTGCAGTTGTAGGTGCAGGTCCAGGAGGATTAGCTACGGCAACAACAGCGGCTGAATGCGGACATAGTGTAACACTTTACGAGTCTATGGATCGTATTGGTGGACAATTGAATATTGCGAAACAAATTCCTGGAAAAGAAGAATTCAATGAGACTATTCGGTACTTTGGCAAAATGATCGAAAAATTTGGTGTTCAACTCATTTTAAATAAAAGAATAACTGCGAAAGAATTGATCGATGAAGGATATGATGAAGTCATTCTTGCGACAGGTGTAGTGCCTAGAAAACCAGAAATTCCAGGAATTGATTCACCACATGTTTTGAGTTATGTGGACTTGGTTTTGAATAAAAAGCCAGTAGGCAAAACAGTTGCTGTCATTGGCGCTGGTGGAATCGGTTTTGATGTTAGTATCTATCTTACGGACGCAGGTCATCCGTTTGACACTAAGCATTATCTTGAGGAATGGGGGATTGACACTTCCATATCAAAGGATGGTGGACTCTCCCAAAAAATTGATTATAAATCGCCGCGCACAGTAACAATGCTTAAGCGATCAAATAATAAATTTGGTTCAAATCTTGGAAAAACAACGGGTTGGATCCATAAAACTACTCTGATAGATCGGAAGGTAGAACAGATTTCGGGAGTAGTTTACAAAAAGATTGAAAACGGAAATATTATAATTGAAGTGAAAGGAAAAGAGAGATCAATTCCAGCTGAGTCGGTTGTAATTTGTGCTGGTCAAGATCCTCTTCGAGAACTCAAAGAAGATTTGGAAAAAGCGGGATTGCCAGTTCATCTTGTGGGAGGAGCAGACTTAGCCGCAGAGCTTGATGCAAAGCGAGCTATTGATCAAGGAACTCGATTGGCAGTAACTTTATAGGCAATTATTGGACTACGATCTTGAATGTAGTCCAGTCATTTCTTTCGTAGATAAAAGAAGCATTCAATTGTTCTGCTAGCATTTTAATAATATTAATTCCTAATCCAAATGTTTCACTATTTTTGATATCAAAACTTGGATTAGGACCAATTCCATTATCAGAAAATTCTAATTTCAATTTACCGTTTGTTTTTTTCAGAGAAATTTTAAGTAATCCTATGTAGTTGTGTGGGAAAGCATACTTTATCGAATTCGTGATCAATTCATTGAGTATCAATCCCCAAGAAGTTGCTTCTCGGGATGAAACGACTATGTCATCCAAATCCAATTCGATCGATATTGTTGCACGATTGAGCGTGAAAGATTTATCATAGGATTCCAGTAGATATTCAGTATAATACTTTAAAGAAATATCAGAATTGTTATCCGATTTAAGAAGTAGATCATAGAGTTTCATCAATGATCTGATTCTTCCTTCTAAATCATCAAGAGATTGAACTGTATCTTTTGTTCCAACTTTTTCTTTTTCTAAATTTATGAAGCCAATAATCATTGCAAAACTATTTCGAATACGATGCTGCAGTTCTTGCATCAATGTTGTTTTCTCTTGCAATGTTTTTTGTAGTTCTTTCTCAGCTTTTCTCTGAAATGTTATATCTCGTAAAATACTTTGATGGAGATTAGGTGCAATTTGAAATGCATTGTACTCAGCGATTCGTATCTCACCATTGGATAAGCGGAATTTGATTGTTCCCGTATCGGAACCTTTGTCTATATAATCTTGATACATTTCATGAACATTCTTGTTTGATTCAATAATATTTAGATCTGTGATTTTAACTTTGCTGATGTCCTTCTCTTTTATTTCAAACATTCTAATCGCAGCAGCATTCATGTTAACATAGTTGCCATTATCATCAGCTAATAGAATTGCATCTTTAGAATTTTCAAATGTCAGTCTAAAGTGCTCATTGGATTTCTTGAGTCGAAAAGCCATTTTAATTGATGCGATTAATACAGTTTCTCCTGTATTCTTAACTATATAGCCATATGAAGTTATGGATTCGGTTTTTTTGACAATGTCAGGTTCCGTGTGATTAGATAAAAATATTATCGGTATATCGAATTTTTCCAATAATTTCTTAGCGGTATCAGTTCCATCTAATCCGGTACCCAGATCAATATCCATAAGAATTAGGTCGAAATTTGAATCCTTACTAAGAAGATCTAAACAAGCTTCACCAGACAAAGCATGACTCAAATTAAAGCCATTTCGTTCTAGAATTCTTTTTTCTGAGATCGCTATGATAGCATCGTCTTCAACAAGTAATATTTTCTTAACAGGCTCAATGATCATAAATTATTGTTGGAATCTTTCTAAATCGTACGAAAACTTTCTAGAATCCACAAACTGGAATGCTAAGTGAACGTACTGCAATTAACGTAACTTTTAGAAAGGAAGATTTAAAATTATTACCTTGAAAGAAATATAAGATTTTAGATGAAAATTTGTCAATTAATAAAAAATTGACAAATCAAATAAAAATTCATGCCCTTACAGGCATTTTAAATTCTTGTGAACCAATCAGGAAGGACAGGTAGTTGATTCTCTTCCCAAGTCCAATCACCTAATACAGATGTTATGGGAGAAGTTCCTTTTAAGACTGCAATGAGTCCACGGCTAAGATCGTCTCGCTTAGTTGGTCTATAAGCAATTGCGGGGAAATTTGAGGAAAATGCAGCTTTTTCGTGATCCCAAGCATATTGGAGAAAGAAATCTAAAAATTTGGAATTGGAAGATTCATAAGCTTTTTTTAATTCAAGTAGTTCTGGATCATTCGTTTTCTTCATCATCCTTTGTAGAACTATGGATATTCCTCTAACGCTTTGAGAAAAAAATGTTCCTGCTCGAACGATTTTTCTCGATGTCGGTTTGGCTATTGCCCATTCGTCCATGATTCTTTTTACATGACCCATCGCACCGTAAAAGGATTTGGTATGATCAAGCCAATAAAATGCTGAATAAGCTACCATTTTCTTAGGTTCAAATTTCTTCTCTAAAAGAATCATCGGGTCATACGAAATTGCAAGGGATTCCTCTAGCGCATGCTTTGTCGTGTTAGCTATTGGAATTCCTACTTCTCCTAGAGCGGGAGTATAAATAATTGCTTCAAATTCTGGCTCATGTCCAACTTTGGACATCTGACTCAATATAAGCTGGACAATTGACTGATCTGCTCGTACATTATGTAAGGTAAAATCTACTCCAATGATATCATTGACTCCCGTAGTGGTTCCGATGATAATTGCTGACTTATCTAGACTTCTAATTGCCTGAATTGCGCTCTGACCTGCTTCTCCTGATGCACCTACGATTAAGAATTGTTTTACTATCATGGTTTTATTTTACTTTTGACTAGGAAATAACAAGGAAATTATTTCTCTGATAAGGTGAATAATCTTTGTGTTACTTTTTGTATCAAGGGAGCTTCCTGCTTAATTACTATATCCAAGAGTTGGAACCAATTGTTTAATAGAGATTAAGTCAAGAATATAATCTATCTGGTGGGACGGGGCTTAAGCCCTGTCCTGGTTTCCAAAATCCATCCAATCACCAAACATTATTCTCGGCGAGACAAATTAGATTTCAGAATCTATGCAATCTGTGCTAATTCATCATCAAAACATAAATTTGAAAAAATTATTCATCTTTTGGTGTAATTGGATATAGATTCTGAATTGCGGTAAAAAGATGATCAAAAGATTGATAAATTGCCCGTTGAGTATTAAGAATTGTCGAGAATAATATCTTTGGAAATAATTTCTTTACAAGTCCTAAGCTGATCCGATTGGTAAAATTCATTTGTCTTGCTTCGCGAATTCTATTTTCTTCCAAAGAAATTAAGGACGATGGAAGATATTCATCTACTTGCCAATTTTGTAATATTGGTTTTAGTGATTGTGTGAAGTAGTCTTGCAAGGATACAATCTCAGCATCCAAAAATTTATTATCTGAATCTTGTAAATTTTCCCAATCTTCAATCAAGTATGTTATATATTTGGCTGAATACAAGAGACTTTGAGATGATAAACTCAGTTGTTGGATTTTCTCTGAATCGTTATGACCTAGTTCATGTTCCTGTAATTGTGAAGAATAACTAAATATCTCGACCTGCAAGGACTTGATATAATGATAAATTTCATTTGGTTTTTGATTCTGATCCAGATTTAAATCCCGAGGAAAAAAATTAAAAATTTCCAGAACTTTTTCCTTGCCTAGAACAATTAGCGAATTGTGGTAGAGCACAATAAAAAGCAATCTTTGAACTTCCTTATGCAATGATTCAATTCCTGCTTCAGGATAGATTGGGGCTGTATTTGTAAGATACACGGCATATGACTTTTGTGAATCTGGAAAAAGAAGATTTAGATATCTAGTAAAAGTATTCAATAAAGGAGCGAAAATTACAATCCCTAATCCGTTGAATACAGTATGGAATAGGGCGAGTCCTTGAACTTGACTTTCTCTAGATAATTCTAAATAGTTTATAAAGTATCCTATTGCTGGTAATAATAAAAATGCTATAAATCCTGTTATGACATTGAAGAAAAAATGACCAGCTACAACTCTTTTTCGAATTGGAGTTCCACCAATTGATGTGAGAATTAGAGGAAGGACGTTTCCGATGTTTGCTCCGATGAAAAAAGCACAGGTGGAAGTGTAGTCCATGATTCCTGCATGAAAAGTTGTCATTGCTATTGCTAGAGATGCTGAGCTAGACATCATTATTGCCGTAACCATTGCACCTAACATAAGATACACTAATTTCCCATAATTTGGAATCAGTGCCAAATCAATTCGATCCGTGAAATCCGTAACGGATACTTTCATGTAGTCAAGTCCCATGAAAAGAAATCCAAAACCCGATACCAGTTTTGCTAGATTAGAATATCTTTCGGATTTACCTAGTAGAATCGTTCCGAGTCCACCTAAACCAATCATTGGCATCGCAAAGGATTCAATATTGACTTTGAATCCAACACTTGCAACAATCCAAGTTGTACCTGTTGTTCCAAGATTTGATCCGATTACAACACCGATCGCATTCTCCATCGAGATTACTCTTGCGCCAACAAATGCGAGTGCCATCAAGGAAACGGCAAAACTGCTCTGTAGAACGGCTGTTGTTGCAGCTCCTGCGCTGATTGATTTGATACGACCGTCAGTTGCTTTTTGCAGAAAATGTCGAAAAGCCTTGCCTGAAAGTTTGCGGATTGCCTCTTCTATTAGAAACATGCCGAATAAGAAAATTCCTAATCCGGCAAGAAATTTCCATTGATCGAAATTGTTCCAGAACATTTCAAACGTCACAACAATTACCTCGTGTGATCAATGGAAAATATTAATTAAAGCTGGTAAATTATTTAAAGATTGGTTACATCACATTTACTTGATGGATTTCCAGATGCCTCAATTTTAAATTCACAGTTTACTCTATATTTGAAAGTTTGGCCAGCGTAAGTTTTAGTAAGATTAGTATTTACACCTCCAATACTTCCTGTAAGCGCTGCTGTTCCGACTAAAATGTCAGAGTAATCAGCTTGGAATGTGAAAGAATTGGTTCCAGTAGTTGTTGAAAAATTAGTTAAAGTAGTATTGATCTGCAAATCAATGGATGATTTAACACCACTCAAAACTGTTTCTGCTCCGTTGCCAATTTTTAGATTGGTGGATTCTATATTAGAAGTTTCCAATAACTTAATATCGTATTTTTGTTCAGTTTGGGTAGTTCCTGCTCCTATACTGAATTGGTAATCACTTGAACTATCAACGGATATATTTCCAGTGGCGACCGATCCAACATAGTTAGGAAAGTTAAAATAATCTGCTCCATAACTTGAGCAATTGGTTAGCTTGATATTTCCTTTACTTGTACCTTTGTATCCTGCGGTTCCTTGAGCAGTCAACGATACTACCAATTTATCAAGCGTTGCAGTGCCGCCTTGTTGACAGTTCACATCACCATTTAAAGTTGCATTGCAAGTTCCACCTGTGCAAGATCCACTTTCAGTCTGAATAGCTGTTGGAAAGGATTTTGGGCTTATATCTTTTAGAATTTTCTCACGAATGATTTGATTCTGCATTTTTGCCATGAACTCATCTTTAGTGGGAATTTTTTTCTTAAAATTCATTAAGCTCGCTTGGGAAGAGGCAGTTCGAATTGATGCTGAAACCCCTGCTATGGCAACTCTTACGCTACTAGCTGTCTCTCCTTGCGCTGTTCCACCGCCTCCACTTAAGAAACTAAGTAGAAGAAGATTCTCAGCTGTCTTATCGTCTTCACTTTTCTCGCAGGAAATTACCATGAAACTAGCAGCGATCGCCAGAATCGTACCGATTAAAATTTTTGTGATCTTTGTTTTCATTTTTACTCCAAATTAATTTTTGTATTGTCTCATTGGACAAGTATTATTATATTCTGTCAAATAATATTAGCAAAAGAGAATTCAATTTTATTATTATAATTTATAAATAAATATAGTTTAGCTGAAAGCTAGGAAAAAAGAATTTATAGACTAATTTCTCAAATGCCTTACAATATTTAGCGTTCACTATATACTATTTGGTATAAAGATTTTGATGTCACAATTACTGAACATTGTTCGTAATAAATAATTTGAGGAAACTTCCTGGAATTACTAACCCAACGCTTCCGCCTACCACATATCCGAAATTAGCTCTTTGAATTCCAATGCATTCTCCGGACATTGTGAACACTCCAGATCCCGAACTTCCTGGGAAGGATAGTCCGTTAGTTTGAATAAACGGAATCTGGGGATATGTGATATCTGTTTCAATTCTGTTTAAATGGGAAATGTATCCCTTAAACAATGAATTTTTGAGACCGTAAGCAGATGAAAATTGATATACATCATCTCCTACGGATAATTTATCACGATCAATAATATCTGACAACTCTAGTCCTTCTTCATTCTCTAATTCTGGAATCTTGATTAATGCAAGGTCAAAAAGGAATTCTTTTGCGACTACTTTTGCTTTTAGTTTTTGAAAATTGGCATAACTAACTGAAATTTTATTTTCATATCCGGTAACAGCATGAAACACAGTAAGCGCATAACCATTTTTATTCAATAAAACTCCTGAAGCGATTGGCCTTTCATCTGCTTCACGATAAATGGAAATGGAATGATCCTTGAATTTATTGTTTTTACTGAATCCACTGGATGAATTCTTGCAATTAAATATAAAAATATTTAGTAGAATAACGAATATTGAAATGAATTTTGAATCTAAAGAAAATCTCATATCCAAGATTGGTACAATCAAACTCCCTTATTGTAAATAAAAATTTACTAAAGATTATTTATTATTGTAGTTTCTCGATTGGCAATAGATTGTCTAATGAACTGATCCTCTGAAGTTACGTAAAGGCAAGGTAAAATGAAGATAGCGGTAACAGGGGCCAGTGGATTTATTGGTCTCAATCTAATCAAAGAATTATCAAATACGGATCACGAAATTTTTGCTCTTTCACGTTCTCCGATTCCAAATTTACCTCCAAATGTTAATTGGAGGCATTGCGAACTTTTTAGCGCTCAGAGTACATTAGATTCTTTGATTGGAATAGATATTGTTTACTATCTTGTTCATTCTATGATGCCCTCCTCAAGATTATTTCAAGGGAATTTTCATGACTCTGACCTTCTTATTGCAGACAATCTGTCCAGATCTTGTCAATCAAATCGAGTGAATCATATCATTTATCTTGGAGGAATTATTCCAGAAGGATTTATCAGTCAGCATTTGCAAAGCCGTAGAGAAGTAGAAGGCGTATTGCAATCGAGTGGAATTCCTGTTACCGTTCTTCGATCGGGTATGATCGTTGGTTCGGGGGGATCTTCATTTGAAATACTGAAAACCTTAGTTAAGAATTTACCCGCTATGATTCTACCGCAATGGACAACATCTAAGACGCAAGCGATATATATAAATGATATAGTTGCAGTTTTGATTGAATCAATTCGCAATTCAGCTTTTAAAAACAAAGTTATTGATTTAGTTAATGGTGAAAAATTAAACTATAGAGACCTTATGGTCATAATGGCTAAGGCTTTAAAAGTCAAAAGGCTGATGATACCTGTTCCTTTAAATTCTACAGGCTTCAGTAAACTTTGGGTAACTTGGTTTGGAAATTCCAATTATTCATTGGTGTCACCTCTCATCGATAGCTTGTTATGTGATCTACCTCAGCCGGAAATGGATCCGCTTATAAAAAATCTAATTCAATACACAAGTTTTGAAAGAATGATTAATGAAGTACTAAAGCATGAAGAAAAATCCTTTAGAAAAATGAATCAAGATGTCAGTCGTCCAAAAAGAAAAATAAAACATCGAAAAAGTGTTCGTTCTATTCAGAGACTCCCTTCTTTAACCCATCAAAACAGCGACTGGATAGCTCGTGAGTATATGCGGTGGCTTCCGCATATATTTCGATCATTGATCAGGGTTGATGTGGAAGAAACTTCATCCAAGGTTGCCTTTAGATTCTCTTTTTGGAAAAAGCCATTATTAGAACTTCAATATATAGCTGGAAATTTTGACGAAGATCGGCAAAAATTCCATATTATTGGAGGATTTTTATCGAAAACTGGTGATACAGGCTGGCTAGAGTTTCGTCAAGTGCAGAACAAGATGTACACTTTGACTGCGATCCATGAAT of Leptospira sp. GIMC2001 contains these proteins:
- a CDS encoding Na/Pi cotransporter family protein; this translates as MFWNNFDQWKFLAGLGIFLFGMFLIEEAIRKLSGKAFRHFLQKATDGRIKSISAGAATTAVLQSSFAVSLMALAFVGARVISMENAIGVVIGSNLGTTGTTWIVASVGFKVNIESFAMPMIGLGGLGTILLGKSERYSNLAKLVSGFGFLFMGLDYMKVSVTDFTDRIDLALIPNYGKLVYLMLGAMVTAIMMSSSASLAIAMTTFHAGIMDYTSTCAFFIGANIGNVLPLILTSIGGTPIRKRVVAGHFFFNVITGFIAFLLLPAIGYFINYLELSRESQVQGLALFHTVFNGLGIVIFAPLLNTFTRYLNLLFPDSQKSYAVYLTNTAPIYPEAGIESLHKEVQRLLFIVLYHNSLIVLGKEKVLEIFNFFPRDLNLDQNQKPNEIYHYIKSLQVEIFSYSSQLQEHELGHNDSEKIQQLSLSSQSLLYSAKYITYLIEDWENLQDSDNKFLDAEIVSLQDYFTQSLKPILQNWQVDEYLPSSLISLEENRIREARQMNFTNRISLGLVKKLFPKILFSTILNTQRAIYQSFDHLFTAIQNLYPITPKDE
- a CDS encoding S1C family serine protease; the encoded protein is MIVPILDMRFSLDSKFISIFVILLNIFIFNCKNSSSGFSKNNKFKDHSISIYREADERPIASGVLLNKNGYALTVFHAVTGYENKISVSYANFQKLKAKVVAKEFLFDLALIKIPELENEEGLELSDIIDRDKLSVGDDVYQFSSAYGLKNSLFKGYISHLNRIETDITYPQIPFIQTNGLSFPGSSGSGVFTMSGECIGIQRANFGYVVGGSVGLVIPGSFLKLFITNNVQ
- a CDS encoding NAD-dependent epimerase/dehydratase family protein, encoding MKIAVTGASGFIGLNLIKELSNTDHEIFALSRSPIPNLPPNVNWRHCELFSAQSTLDSLIGIDIVYYLVHSMMPSSRLFQGNFHDSDLLIADNLSRSCQSNRVNHIIYLGGIIPEGFISQHLQSRREVEGVLQSSGIPVTVLRSGMIVGSGGSSFEILKTLVKNLPAMILPQWTTSKTQAIYINDIVAVLIESIRNSAFKNKVIDLVNGEKLNYRDLMVIMAKALKVKRLMIPVPLNSTGFSKLWVTWFGNSNYSLVSPLIDSLLCDLPQPEMDPLIKNLIQYTSFERMINEVLKHEEKSFRKMNQDVSRPKRKIKHRKSVRSIQRLPSLTHQNSDWIAREYMRWLPHIFRSLIRVDVEETSSKVAFRFSFWKKPLLELQYIAGNFDEDRQKFHIIGGFLSKTGDTGWLEFRQVQNKMYTLTAIHEFVPSLPWYIYILTQAPIHRLVMLSFGRHLKQFQKN